In Prionailurus bengalensis isolate Pbe53 chromosome D4, Fcat_Pben_1.1_paternal_pri, whole genome shotgun sequence, the DNA window TGGCTTAAGCAAAAGAGGAGAAGGCACATTTCTTTGTGGAAGTTAAGTCTATTTCTACATATTACACACTCAAAACTTAAGTAGGACCTATGAGCAATACTGAGAAATGAAAAAGTGATTTGACAAAAATGAAGGCAGACCATCAAAAAGGTTGAAGTATGAAGATGAATAAATTATGTGATATGCTTCTGAACTGCAATAtatcaagtgaaaaaaatactgataccAAAACTTTTCAGATAGCAACTAATGACAAAATAATCTATTGTACACAATAGAAATTACGTAccttaaacaaaagcaaatatttgcGATTTTATTTCGAACCAAAACATAACGCTTACTGTATtgaagaaacagaatttaaaaggtCCTGAGGCATTAAAAAAAGGACCTTGCAGCATTTCCAACTAAAATTACAcaatacaggggcatctgggtggctcagttggttaaggggccaactcttaatttcagctcaggtcatgttctcatggctcatgagatcgagccccacgtggaccctgtgccgacagcacggagcctgcttgggattctctccctccctctctctgccgctccctaGCTCGCAGTCTTGTTCTCtcactcacaaaataaataaactttaaaaaattaaaaaataaaagaaacaaaataaaattatacaatacatattaaaaatacatgaccAGTTAACTACATTAATTTACTGTGTCCATGAGAATTTCTAACAGGCCTGGAGAACTTTGGGGCCCGGTCCTCATGAtaagacacagcatcagaaatgACATGCATGTGACCACAGATGACAATGCTCCTGAAATGCTGTTGATCCAGCTCCAGAAACATAAactcagtgttttttgttttgtgtgtgtgtgtgtgtgtgtgtgtgtgtttaagtttgagagagagagagagagagagagagagagagcgcgcacatgagtaggggaggtgcagagtgagagaatccgaagcctgatgtggagcttgaattcaagaactgtgagatcatgacctcagccaaaaccaagagtcagatgcttaatcgactgagccacgcagatgcccctAAACCCAGGGTTTTTAGAACGCAGTCCAAGGATACAATCTTGAGGAATGACTTTATGCTAAAAGTTCAGCACCAATTATGAAACAGTGATGAACTGAAACCACTCTGTGACTTGGTTTGCAAACGCCAAACCATCTACCCAAAGCACCTGGAGGCACAACGCGGTAACACACACGTACGCGCAGAGGTCAGGTGACAAGCCACAGAAGACAGTTTCTGAGCTGTGGGAAGGAACTCACTCCCGTCACTCAAATTCCTTCCTGGCTTCTCAGGAGTCAATCCATTTATTTCCCAATGTCATTGAGAATCACATTTGGGAAGACAAAAAATCTTGTCCACTCCCCTACAGAGAAATCATCGTCCAGAACTGAATGTTCTCTCCAGAGACATTCCCCAAAGTGCAGAGATGAAGACTGGAATCCGATAAAAGCTCTCTTCAAGACTAACTGAAGAGATCAGCATCATTTTTCTAACAAATATTAGCAATAAGAAGTGGACGAGAAGCAACAGATGCCACAGAACACCGAACACGGCAGTGGCAGGCCTGGCATCCAGAATCCTCAAGGACCACAACTGCAACATTACCCTGAAAGCAAAACCCATCAAGCAGAGATTCCATCCAAGCGTGGAAGATTCTTTGTGTGTGAACAGCTGTTTCCCATCATAAGTGGCTAAAACTAAACACAGCTCCTAGTGGACGGCCAAGGTCACAGCCTGTCTTATGTTcagcaagagagagaagatgTAAGACTCCTCTCTTGGGCCAAAAGGAGTCAggttccaaaggaaaaaagaataagaaaaaaacttaattaatgattaagatattttttattttcaactttaattttttaaattttgaaaaattctaataCCATATGCGTTCATACACAGCTATGTTGTTACACCAAAGATGAGGTAAAATAAAAGTGAtgtggaggcgcctgggtgcctcagtcggttgagcgtctgactttggctcaggtcatgatctcacagttcctgagttcgagccccgcatcgggctctgtgctgacagcttggagcctggagcgtgcttcatattctgtgtctccctctctctccgcccctcccctgctcacactctgtgtgtgtctctctcaaaaataaacaaacatttaagaaaatttaaaaataaaaaaataaaagtggtttgTTGATTTGTCTTCTATCAGCTGGCCACATGCATCTGCTGTACATATCTGCCCAAGTTTGGTACTCCTGATGCATGTCAATCTCCCATTCAATTAATAAAATCTCTTATATTTCaatatactataaaaaaaaaagtattcactaCATGCATGACAGGAGTAGTTCCCCACTGACAGGTGCTACGGATTGTCCTTTCTGATGTACTCAGTAGAGCCAGACACACGGTGCTCAAAACACTTACACGCTACACCCCTCACCTTCGCAGGACCCTCTCCTGCCCACGTTTGGCTCTTCCTTCACTTACCTCCACAGTTCCTTGGTCCCTGAAACCTCATTCCAGACCTAGAACAAGAGGACAGAGAAGTCTGGTCAGTCTGTATGCAGTTGGCACCTAACCTGCCAGGCACCGTAGACGGGACAGAGAGCTAGATCAGACTCAGTGCCTGTGGGCAAGAAAACTCACCCTGGGGAATCAGACATATGTGGACGACCCAATAAAAACAATCAAGAGTGAGAAAGGAGAGTATAACAATGTCGGTGGGGCTGAGGGGCTCAGAAGTGATTACTGACAAAATCCCCAATAGCTGAAGCattccagggagagagaaaactacTGGAGCAAAGACTGTGAAGTGAGAAGAAACCAGTGAGCATTCTGCCTTAAGTGGAGTAAAGGGTTCTGGGGAAAGGAGCTGGAAATCTGCTTAGAGCCAATTCGCAAAGTCGTAATGGCAAAACCAGTGAGAAGCCACTTGGCAATTGTGAATGAGGAGTGGCGGGGTAGCCTGTTCAGTTAGATCACTGGCTCCTTCGAGAAGGAAGAATTGGAAATGCGGGCAGGGCAACAGGCTCCAGAAAGGCTGCCGCAGCGGAGTAACTAGAGGCACTGGCCTGGAGGGTGTCCCAGAGACGCCAAGATGGTAGAACAGCCGTCTTGGGAGACGGTCAGCCCTGCTCCCATAAACCGCCCCCTGCAGAAGTATTTGAGAGAGGCTCGGGATCAGTCAGTCCTGATCTGAGGGAACCAGAGTGTCATGCCTGCCCTCACCCCGACCCACAGCTGCGTCCTGGGACGCCCTGGCCTCTCCAGCCAGGCCAGCCTGGATCCCGGAGCCCACACAGATTCCGAGGGAACCACTCTGGAGAGTTGCGTGTGGTCCAGACGCACTGAAGGCCCCATCCCAGAACCTGGCTGGCCAGTCCCTGGCAGAAGCAAACACCATCCTCGCAGCCCGGGCCCCCGCTCACACAGCCCTTGCTCACCTGCCGGATCAAAGTGCCTCGGTCTTTTTGGCAGGAATGTAAAGTTTATAATTTGCAGAAATCAAGCCAAGACAGTCAAGAGGATTTACGCATTTTCCTTTTATGGAGTTCCCAGTTCAAAGCCTAATtgagaccttagttcccaaaCACAGAGTATGATGTGCAATAtaatctgaaaaatgaatactACCCACCCAGAGGACCCCTCTGTTAGATGCTGGCCTTCACGACAACACAGTGACGCAAGGATAACTGACTTCATCTTACCCGGCAGGGAAACCATGTCCCAGAGAAGCCTGTGCTGCCCAAGGGTACAAGTCGCCCTCCTTCCTAACTCTGCCCCTGCGCCATCCCTCGCCTGCTGCAGGGTTCCAGTCCCAGCCCTGTATGGGACTAGCTGGGTGGGACTGTCTctttattggtaaaaaaaaaaaaagggggatgaAAACCCGGTATTTTACctgacacattttaaatatagttatGGAATTCAAACACGAATCTGTCTATTGATCTTTCTGTAAAACGATATGATAATGTGCGACAATTAATAAGGAAAATCTTCAGGAGGGCCGCCtcggtggctcaggcagttaaatgTCTgcctcgggctcaggtcatgatctcatggtttgggagttcaaccCCACACCGGGcactctactgtcagcacagagcccgcttcagatcctttccgtctctgtctgccccttccccctcacgctctctctcaaaatatacataaaccttaaaaacgaaaaaagaaaaagaaaatcctctggaggccagcaggggggcTCTCAGGGCACAGCCCTGGTCAGTTGCAGACCCGGCCCCTTGCAAACCAATGCTAGTTTAGCTACTCCTTCACTGCCTCAGAGGGAGTAAgatttctccccaccccacctcccaacaGCCCAGCAAAGGAGACTGTCACAGCCCAGCCAGGGAGAAGCCACCACACTTCCAGTCCCCAGTTGACTGCAATGGACTTTTAGTTCACAACAGCCCTCCCAGCCTCGCCTTCCTCTGTAAAAGAGCCTCTTCAGCTTTCTTCTCTGGACTATTGTTTTGCCAGGCCCCGATGGTCTTAAATTGCAATTCTCCGTTATTCCCAAACAAACCCATTTTTGCCGGTAAGATAACTGGCAGTTTTCTATCTAACGTTAACAAATGTATTTTAGGTTCCTTTATGAAATTCCCTGACTCGACAAGTATTTACAAAGGGCACGCTGGGTGCCAGAGACAGGATGCTGGCTGTCAGGCACGAATCCAGCGGGGGGAAAGCGGACATGAACTACATACACTATACCAGCAGTTAAGCTGTGCGGAGCCCTAGGAGGAGCCGGCGCAGGTGCACACGGGGCAGATGACAGCCAGGACCCAGGGGTGCGGGCGCCCTGACCCCAGGGGACTCACCACTCACAGGAAACTCTTGGCTTCCCAGACAAGACCCAGAGGGAAATTATAGAATGTTCCagaagaggtgggaggggcaagGAAACAGGCCCCCCAAGCCCATCCAGGCAGTGAAAGCTGATGGCAGGGGGGCCGCAGCAGACCAGCGAACAGGGCTCTGGGGGTCCCCGGGGCGGCGGTTCACAGCACCCACACAAGCCTCCGGGTCACCACCGCGGCCTCAGCGCGCTCGGCCCACCACGGAATTGGCCGCCGGACGCCGCCCCCCaaacggggaaactgaggcccagaaaagggCCAGCCTTGGACACGCAGGAACCATAAAGCCAGCCCTGCCTCCCGGACAGGGCGCGCTACCTTGTCCACCTGGGCGGCGCAGAGCAGGTCTCGGGCCTCCAGGAAGGAGAAAACGTGCAGGAGCTCATGGAACCCAAGTTTCGGCTCCATCTCGCCCGCACCGCCCAGCCTCCGCCCTCCGGCCACGCCTTCCACGCGCTTCTGGCCTTCCGGCCAAACCCCGCCCATCCCTCCACGCTTCCGCCCCGAGGGCCAAACCCCGCCCATCACGCCGTGCTTCTGGCCCGCAGGCCGAGGAGCACGCCAAGATGCTTCCTTCCGCTCAGGACGGCCAAACCCCGCCCATCCCACCCCACTTCCGCCCCGCAGACTACACCCACCCAGTGCTCAATGCTTCCGTTCTGTTGGGTCAATCCTCTGCCAGCCTGCCAGCCCGCCAGCCCGCCAGCCCTCCGCCTTAAGCTGGAGCCAGTCGGCCCCGCTCCTCCCTGACCTTCCACTTGCCTCTGACCACCCTTGGCTCTCGCTCTGACCTTCACCCCTGCACTGACCCTCACGTTGGACATTGTGGTGGTCTTGAACCCAGCCCCTCCCAAGCCCTTGCTCTGGCCTTTGACTTCACTTTTGACCTGTCCTCCATTTCGGACCCTTGCCGCTCTCAACCTGGCCTTTGACATGGGCCACTCATTTACCAGATTCGGGCCTGCCCCTGGTCCTGGCACTCACCCTTGACCCTGACCCTCCTCCAACCTCGCCCTGCTCACAACCCTCAACCTTGCCATCCACGCTATCCTGAATCCCTACCCTCGACCCTGACACTCACTGTGACCATCACTGGGATCTTCACCCTGGCCTCACCTTTGCTTTCACAGTGACCCTCAGCCTCACTCTGACCTTGACATTCAAGGTGAGGTCAGGTTCAAGGGCAAGTTTAGAGTATCCTGTGGATGGAGTTTGTGGAGGGTCAGTGATCCAGACGTGGGTACAGGCTCAAATTTAAACGGAGCTGAGAGCTCCCAGAAATTAGCTAGACTGGAGCTTGGCATCGACAGAAGATGTGGCTGGACAAACAGGCAGAGGACAGATCCCTAAAACATCAGACCTCTCCCTGAAAGCAACGCTGTGTctattgttttgtatttccccAGAAGCTTGGAGGCAATGCCTGGCAGTGTCACCTGTGCTCAGGGCTGACACGGGTTTAGCCACATGAAGaacaaaatgcacattttaagaGTAAGAGATTGCTAAGGATATGTTTGTCTCTCTGGTCCGTTTTTAACTCTTCCTGAACCAGGACTGCACTGTCTCAACAGGCCCTATGAAAAGTCTTAGGTCTAACAGTGAGTCCTTCCCtggtttttctcttctgccttctcttaaCCCTTTCATTTCTGTGTAGATTATAGAATCAGCTGATCAAAATTTATTAAGCAAGCAAACAAGAGCCAACTGGGCTTAAGTATTCGGATTTACTGAATTAACAAATGACTTCCAAGAATGCCTATCTCCTCACTTGCTCTGTACCTGAGTAAGGAGGTGGCACGTCTGGTCCTGGCTCACCCTTGTCCTCAGGGTAGAAATGCTGGTAAGTGGCTTGACCCCGATCGGTCCTGGGGCTTGAATTCTGCCACGGCACCTCCAAATGGGAGCCCCACTGCGTGAAGCCCCCAGGACCGGAGGAGCCGTGAGTGGAGCCGCATTCCTGGTGGCCACAGAGAAACAAGGGCCAGGAAACGATGCCTGCCACCTTGGCCACTTCCCTCGGTAGGAATGGAGGGGGGCTGACACCAGGCAGAACTACCTGGGCTTTTTACAATAAACCTCCAAAGTGAACTAGCTTTCAATGCCtctgaaaacaaaatcagtttGCCCTCCCACTCGTGTTCCCACGTGAGGACACCTTACACTCTCTGCTCCCCTAGATGGCTCCACCAGGGCCATCCCTGACCGGGAAGGCAGGGCCTGCAACCAGCACCACGGCAGCCACAGCCACGGAGCTCACGGTCTCCCTCTGATGGGTCAGTTGGCAGCACGCACATGGGAGGCCAATGGCACCGGCTGTAGGTCCCCTCTGCTGGAGCCGGATGTCCTCATCCCCAGCCTGGGAGCAGACCAGGTGAGGGGTGGACCTAGTGAGGCCGTGTGGAGGCCACAGGAGGTCGGGTCAGGCTCAGCAGAGAAACAAGAAGCCGAGGGGGCTCTGGGGGACAGGACGGCAGGGCGGGCCCAGCGTCAGCCCTCCGGGATGAAGGGCCGAATCAGCTCCGGGTTCAACAGTGACTCTTCGAGAGGCCGGTCCACGTGGAAGTCATGGACGTGGGGAGGGCCCGGGTGGGCCTTGGGGGTGGGTCCCCCTGGGCGCTGGGGAATCGGCAGCTCCGAGgggtgggcaggcaggggagCCGTGAAGAAGTACTGATGCAGGAGGGCCTGCGGGCGGCAAGCAGGGGACAGAAGGCAATGAGTCACCTCCCCGTCCCAACCTCAGCTCACCTGCCTCTGAGGGAGGATGGAGCACTGCCCTGCCAAGGCTCGTTCCCACACCTGCTCCACAGCATCTCCACGTGCTCAGCACCTGAACACCGTTACAGGTTCTCGGGAGCCAGCAGGGGGCAGAACACAGAGCCTCCCCGTGAGTCTTCCCCAAGTCAGGGGTATGGGTGACAGACAAGACAGAGGAGAAAGGGACAGGGAGCGTCAGATGACTAGTGCTGTGTCAGAGCGACAGCGGAGATTGAGGGGACCAGAGAGGCTGCGGGCCTGCAGAGCAGTGCGGGCGAGCTCCAGGGAGGGGTGCTGGAGCAGAGATCCCAGAGGCGCACAGTTAAGGCCTGAGGACACACAGCAggcccggggcccgggggcggggggagagtgGCCAGGAGGGTCACAGAGGTGATGTCCCCCAGCATGTGATTGCTCGGAGAGGGAGCCACAGGAGAGCCCTGCTGGGGTCTGAGCTGGCCTGCCAGGGGAGGGTGCCCCGAAGAGACACAAGCAGGATCTGAGAGGCAGTGGTGTAGACAGGGAGGCGGGCAGGTGGCCTTGGTCCAGCAGCCTTGGTCCGCTGAGACGGCTCACCAGGGGCCTGCTAGTACTGGGGCGGGCAGGGCACGGGGACGGTGAGGCTGCGGCCACGGGTACACCCGAGAGAGGCTCCCACgtcctgcctctccttcccagccACACAACCCCCTTGgtcctgcctctccttcccagccACACAACCCCCTTCCAGGTCCCCCTCGCCAGACCTCTGCTCACCATTTCTCCCTGCAAAATGCCTCCCCAAGCTTAAactggcaccccccccccgccagagtcagtcccacctgcccacccccagggcccaggAAGATGCCAGGCGTGTGCAGACGCAGAGTAAATATCCACTGGAGGGATGAGGCAGCCGGTCACCCACAACCCAGGCGCGCTCTCCGGCAAGGTGGCCATGCCTTCTACTGGGGTCCCCGCCTGCCCGTGGCCCCCCGGGTTCTGATGCCAGCCTGTCACAGGGCCCCGAGTGAGGAGGGTCAGGGAAACGGGGTCACCCTACCTGGGAGGCTGAGATGCGCTGGCGCGGAGGGTAGAGGAGGAACAGCCCCAGCAGGTCCAGGGCCTGGGGAGACGCGTCGGGCAGCACCTCCTCCAGGGGCACAGGCGCCTGCTCCTTGAAGGAGATCTTGTTGTAGTCGGGCAGCTCCGTGATCTCCTAGGACCATGGTCATCAGTCCGTGCGGCCGTGGCCCACCTGCTCACCGgtcatcccaccccccacccccccacgtcTCAGGCATGTGCACAAAGTGCCAGTGTGCcggcaggaggggagggacaggaccCGGCTTCCTGCATCCAGCAGGGCAGGATGGGAGGAGCCGCCAAGAGAGGCCAGAACAGtggtctggggggaggggagggggccagggaggTGTGGAGCCACAAGGGAAAAGGCACAGAGGGTGGTCCTAGCTGTTGGGGGGAAGGAAAGACACCTGCCCCCACCCGTTCCCCGCTGGGAACCCCTGCAAACCGGCCAGACTTGAGGACTGGGGGTGCCCAGGATTCGAAGCACACAGCAAAGCTGCTCGATGTCATTCTCCCCAGGGAAGAGAGGGGATCCGTTCAACAATTCCCCCAGGATGCAGCCCACAGCCCTGCAGACACAGACCCAGACAGCTCAGAGATCCCACACCAGTTCGATCGCCTCACGCTATGACACAGATCTCCCCACACTGCACCCACACCCCATACTAGGGCCAAGGAACCACAGAATAGCACAGCGGCTGCGTACCTGAGGCTACAGACTCGTACACAAAACCCACAAGCCTAGAACACAGACCACGTCCCCCTCGCCAACACTGGCCTCAACCCTAGAAAACATAGCAACCCCCTCAGTGGTTCTgagacttctcagagcctcagtttctgggACACGCAGCCACCGTCTCCCACTCCTCACTTTCTGGGACAGACCTCCAAAATAGCCCCTAAATCTCAAGTGCCTAGGCATGGACAAACCATCCTACCCAAATAAAGGCTCAGAGCCTTCACACCCAGGCATATAACCACCCCCTGCCTACCAGATTAGAGGATCCATGCCTTGAGCCTCAACTACCTCCCTGACTCCAGCCCAGATGCTTCCCGCTCCCATCACACCTGACCCCCACCCAAGTGAAAACTGACCCCAAACTCCTCAGAGACTCCCCAACGAGGGAACACACCCCCAAGGCAACCTAGAGCTCACAGCACGAAGACGCCCCCAAATGGCTTAGCAACCCCACATTCCCCCGTGCCCAGCCCACAGAAGTCTCACCACAGGTCGACGCCCTGGTCATACTGGCGGGCACCATACAGGAGCTCCGGGGCTCGATACcacctgggaggagggggtgggtacAGCCAGCTCGCTCGTCTGACGGAGGCTGCCCAGAAAGGTCACCCCCGCCCCACATCAGCCCCACAAGCAATGTCTGAACAGAAGGTCCAGAAGCATCTCATCCCGGTGAGAAGGTTGGGGCCTGTCCTCTGCCAACTCCTGCCTGGGAACTGGCCCTCCCTACCTGGTGGCCACCTGGTGTGTGTAGAGGCGGCTGCCATCTGGGGAGAAGACCCGGGCCAGGCCAAAGTCTGCTATCTTGAGCTGGCCTGAGGCACTGATGAGCAGGTTGGCCGGTTTCAGGTCCTGAAGACACCAAAGGGGGCATCAGTTCCTCCACACCCCTGGAGGACCTTGGGGCAGGAGGATGTGGCAGGCTAAGCACCCGGGTcagcccaggccccaccctctCCAGGGCCACTGAGTCTGTGGTGTGGCCACACCACGGGTCCTGCCCCTCTGACCCCTCTTCAAGGGCTGGCCCGCAGGTCCCGCGGCAGCCCGTGCTGACACTGACCCGATGCACGATGTTGTTGGCGTGGCAGAATGCCACACCCTTGAGCAGCATCTGCAGGTAGCTCTTGACCTGTGCCTGGCCCAGGGGCCTCTGGGCGTGGCGCACCACCTCGGCCAGATCCGACAGCATGAACTCGAaggccagcacaaagcctgcgcCGTGCGGGAACACGGCCTTCAGCTGCACCACCTGCGGGCAGGCATCCCGTCAGCCCTGGGACCCACATCACTCAGACCCGCTGGGggaccccagccccgccccagaCAGAGGACCAGGCGGGTGGGTGATGTGAGACCTGAGCTCAGAACCAGGGATGTGGAACCCCCAGTTGTTCCCCTCTCCAGAGAGAAGATGGTCCCCATCTAACactccactcactcactcacggAAGAGGAGGTGGGAAGGTCACCCAGGGCAGTGACTGGGCATCCCCCCAGCCCAGGAACTGGAAAACCACCTGCAgtgtccccccctcccaccccccgcccctcactcacactcacacacacaatacacacagcGCACAGGTCTCCTCTGGGCTCCTCTAGGGCCATGAAACCCCAGCACCAGGAGAGCTGGACACACGTCACATACACTTCCTAAGGGACCACGGGTCAGAGGGGCCAGGCTGCACAACACGGAGCAGGAGCAAGGCCTGGCAGGGCCTGTGCTGTGCTCACGGCACAGGGAGACAGACAATTGAGCGAGCCAACGGCTGGGGTGTCCCGGTTCTGACGAGGACAGACAGAGTAAATAGGGCGAGGGGAGTCGGTAAGGCAGGGATGCGGGAAGGAGCACAGACAGAGGAGCACCAAGCACAAagccctgggggcagaggggacagtgAGGCGGCAGGAGGGACACGGGCATGTAGGGTCCTTTACGGGAAGGACGTTGGCCCTGTGCTGAGGCCCGGACGGTACCCGTCACAGGGGACGCTTCAGAGGTCATGTAGGATGAAGAGGGGCTGCAGCTCTCGGTGTGAAGAAAAGCCAGTGGGCTTTTCAAGCTGGGAAGTGAAGGGTTTCATCCACACTTTTGGACGGTGGGGGGGGAGCACCAGCAAGGAAACGGCGCGGTCATTCGGGTCGGAGATGAGGGCAgcctgggctccacgctggggcATCTGAAGGTGGGACCTCCAGGGCTGCTGACTCACAGATGGAGGGCCCGTGTCACCCTCCCATGTATGGGCTGTGTGTGCAAGCCCGTGgaccttttttttgtttaattttcttaatgtttgtttacttttgaggggagggggaggagcagagagatggagacagagggtctgaagtaggctctaagctgagagcagcaagcccgtacgtggggcttgaactcacaaaccgtgagatcacaacctgagcgaagtcagacactcaaccgactgagccacccaggtgccctgagcccgTGGACTTTTGTTGCTGGTTTTCAGAATTTGAAGATAGCACCCAATCATTCCCCAGGTCACACACATATACTCAAACACacagaattataaagaaaaaacaacagaagaaaaaccCTATCACCTACAATCAAACTTACAGCACATTCTAGCCGACTTTACAACAGACAGGGTACGTACAATCCCACACTCACATATAGGTACACATGTTTGTACAAAACTAGGGCGCAGAGTTTATGTGTTTTACAAGCAGTTTACAAAGTGCTTCTGTTACATAACCAACATGTCATGGACATCTCCAGAGGATAACAAGCAAGTCAGAGCAGGACAGGATACACCAGTCACCTGCCAGGGATGAGAGAGAGCACCGTGAAGAGCAACGGGGCTGGGGGGAAGTGCCCCTCCTCGCGTGCCCACAGCGCCTCCCAGCCCCATGGAGCAAGCCACGTGGGCCCTGCAGCCTCTGTCCATCTCCCCTGCAGCACTTAAATCATCAGAAGTCCACTCGGGGCCAACGCCCAGCACAGGGTAGGGCCCATGAGAGGACCCAAGGTTAGAACGTCCTCGATCAGACCCTGACCAAAGCCTCCCGGGACCAGCCGAGCGCCCACAAGCTGGCAGAGGGGAGATCCTGAAATGGGCCTGGCTGAGCAGCGGAGAACTCAGAATGACAAATACCTGAAACAGTTAACCCAGCCTGTGACCAGAACAGAAGCTCAATGGGTGGCAGTGATCATTATCATTAAAAATCACTAAATGCTTTATGGAAAGAAGTCAGTGAAGAAGAGAATGAGTAAGGGAAGAAAATCAGTGGGTAAGAGGGATGAGTGAGGAGTGAAGTTGATGGGTGGATGAGGTGGACAAGGGAAGGAGAGGCCCTCCAACCCCAGCCCCACTCACGTGCTGATTGTCCTCGATCTCCTGCAGGGCTTTGATCTCCCGCAAGGCCTGGTTGG includes these proteins:
- the CDK20 gene encoding cyclin-dependent kinase 20 isoform X2 encodes the protein MDQYCILGRIGEGAHGIVFKAKHVETGEIVALKKVALRRLEDGIPNQALREIKALQEIEDNQHVVQLKAVFPHGAGFVLAFEFMLSDLAEVVRHAQRPLGQAQVKSYLQMLLKGVAFCHANNIVHRDLKPANLLISASGQLKIADFGLARVFSPDGSRLYTHQVATRWYRAPELLYGARQYDQGVDLWAVGCILGELLNGSPLFPGENDIEQLCCVLRILGTPSPQVWPEITELPDYNKISFKEQAPVPLEEVLPDASPQALDLLGLFLLYPPRQRISASQY
- the CDK20 gene encoding cyclin-dependent kinase 20 isoform X1, which codes for MDQYCILGRIGEGAHGIVFKAKHVETGEIVALKKVALRRLEDGIPNQALREIKALQEIEDNQHVVQLKAVFPHGAGFVLAFEFMLSDLAEVVRHAQRPLGQAQVKSYLQMLLKGVAFCHANNIVHRDLKPANLLISASGQLKIADFGLARVFSPDGSRLYTHQVATRWYRAPELLYGARQYDQGVDLWAVGCILGELLNGSPLFPGENDIEQLCCVLRILGTPSPQVWPEITELPDYNKISFKEQAPVPLEEVLPDASPQALDLLGLFLLYPPRQRISASQALLHQYFFTAPLPAHPSELPIPQRPGGPTPKAHPGPPHVHDFHVDRPLEESLLNPELIRPFIPEG